The DNA region TCACGCTGGAAACAGGTGGTAAGCTTGTGTTTAACCACATCAACAATAATGTAGTAACAGATACCCTTTTTGGCGGTAATGCCTTTGTGCCTAACCCAAGCCAAACCTATGGTTTTACTTACGACCGTAAAGTGTATGCTTACTACCTGTCGGCCTCAACATCTATATTTGATAAATTTTTGGATGTGAAAGCCGGTTTAAGAGATGAGTATACTACCACCAAAGCCGATTTTCAGGGTGTGACCATCCCGTCTTATAATATCCTTGCGCCATCACTTGTGTTTTCGCATAAGTTTGGCAATGGTGCCGAATCTATCAAATTAAGCTATACCCGCCGCATCCAGCGCCCTGATTATGGCGATCTGAACCCCTTCCTGAACATCAGCGATCCACATAACATCAGTACAGGTAATCCTAACCTGAAACCCGAAAAAGGTGATCTTTTTGAGTTAGGTTATAACAAATCATATGATAAAGGCGCCAATATTAACATCGCAGCTTTCTATCGCCGTAATACCGATGATATTCAGCAGTTCACTACCTTTTATTCAACGTTTGATGTAAACGGCACTACCTATACCGATGTGTCATTGAACCAGCGTTATAACATAGGTTCGGAAGAGCGCATCGGTATCAATATTTATGCTTCGGTACCGGTAACCGGTAAACTAAGCCTGCGTACCAATATGATTTTTAGCGACAGGCGCAGTACTAACCCCGGTTTTGCCAATGTAAGTGCCTTCGCATACCGCCTTAACCTCAACGCGCAATACAGCTTTGGTCATGATTTGAGCGCGGAGTTTTTTGGTAATTACAACTCATCGCAAAAAGGCATCCAGGGTACCAATCCCAAATTTGTGTTCTACAATTTTGCCATGCGCAAAATGTTCATGAACAAAAAAGCCAGTATCGGGCTTACGGCTACCAATCCGTTTGCCAAATATGTGAGTCAAAGCTCATCAACCTTTGGCAGCAATTTTTATTCAACTAACTTGAGACTGGTGCCGGTACAGTCGTTCGGGATAAGCCTGAGTTATAAGTTTGGCAAGCTTGAATTTAAGAAGGAGCGGGAAAAAGAGAGAAATAATGATCAGGATAATAATGGAGGCGACAATGGGCCGCAAACTGATAAGGGGAAATAAAATATGCTCATGAAGCCAGTTGGATGTTAGTCTGAATTTTGAAATCCGGCGGACTCTGAAGTTGAAATGACAAAAAATAAGGCCTGTCACCCTGAGCTTGTCGAAGGGTCGCGCGCAGAGGCCTGCCCGCCATGCTTCGACGGGCTACCCATGACAAGATAAAAAATGTGGTTTTTTCGCAGCAGATTAGCTTCGGGTGAAAACGAACAGAACGATGCTGGGCGGTGCGGCTGCAGGGGCATAGCAAGTTTTTGCAGAAGCGGAGGCATTGTGTGCGAACCGGGGCAAAATAATTGCAGCCCGTGGTTCTGTTCGTTTTGCAGGGTGAAGGCTGCGCCGATGGCTATGGGGCCAGGTTGCGCGCAAAGAAGCCTCTCTGCTGCAAGCCTTTTTGGTTACTTTTGTGGCGACAAAAGTAACTGGCCCCGCGCGGCCAATAGCGCGACGATGTAAGTCAAATACTAATGAAGCCCGTTACCAGCCTGTCGGTGATTGCTTCATTCCTTACAGCGATGACGTGACGCAGATGTCATTTTACCTTCAGAGGCCAGGGATTTAAATCACTCAGCATGACACCCATTTTTAATCATGTTATGGCCAAACAGTAAATAAGCCCGGCATGACGAAAGAAAAACAAAAAGCCTTTGGAGAGGATTGGGTGAGACTCTTACCCGTTCTTGATCAAAATACTTTCAATGATCAGCGTTGTATCTTCACAGCTGTCGGTCGCAGTTTCCATGGCTGCAAAAACATCGGTGTATTTAATTAATTCAATCGGATCTTTTTCATTATTGAGCAGATCGGCAAAGGCTTTATTGTGAACCGCATCGGCCTGGGCTTCCAGTTTTTTGATGTTACTGCAAAGCTCAAAAATTTCGGGCGATTTGTTCAGGTTGTTCATCGCGTTTACCGCTTTTTCAAGCTCGGTACTGGTTTTAAGGATCAGGGCAGCCAAATCTATCATTGGCTGGGTAATAGCAGGTACGTTGTAAAGGTTTATCCTGCGGGCGGCCATGGTAATCCTGTCGGCTACATCATCAATGGCTGATGCCAGATCACACATATCCTTGCGGTTAAACGGCGAGATCAGCATCCGGCCCGATTCAGAGAATACCCTGTGTGTTATCTCGTAA from Mucilaginibacter sp. SJ includes:
- a CDS encoding DUF47 domain-containing protein; translation: MKSTNSKSIFPNSNQVFYDLFNTAVANVTEMARLLDEAVNAPTSYEQKFNFAHIDKLKFKSYEITHRVFSESGRMLISPFNRKDMCDLASAIDDVADRITMAARRINLYNVPAITQPMIDLAALILKTSTELEKAVNAMNNLNKSPEIFELCSNIKKLEAQADAVHNKAFADLLNNEKDPIELIKYTDVFAAMETATDSCEDTTLIIESILIKNG